One Nostoc punctiforme PCC 73102 DNA window includes the following coding sequences:
- a CDS encoding peptidoglycan-binding protein, whose protein sequence is MKTGVDSYLTKLASVYEASESVKVVPNVANFKFLNWKKLSSGAAMRLLSAAIITGLLSIAGQSLALQKIGSNGSEVTSSQRCLKKLGYFNGPVSGKFASLTQNAVIKFQQANRIPADGVVGINTQQALQRACQSRTSSSASRRRSTTQASPSGQYPVLSQGKTGAAVTRLQQRLRQLGYLNANATGTFGPMTRDAVIKFQRNYRIAANGIVNRQTWNALLGSSPTQTRSSLSTQQVRELQGRLQQLGYFNTSPTGKIGPMTRDAVIKFQRNYRLPVNGIANAQVLDAVRRVSTGGSITQQPSRDYLTLGDRGDNVALVQERLSQLGFSNTNPDGFFSDSTKETVIAFQQYSRLNVTGNVDWQTWQALGLDSSTGGNYTEANGSVLPETRYLVPVNTGYATPENNRYVLPPATAYAVPGTNGNTLVASNPYRVIVPISNNDTLSKVQQYIPNAVTEQSHLGDYVNAGAFSDRAQAETLTKMLRSYGLDARVKFN, encoded by the coding sequence GTGAAAACAGGGGTAGATAGCTATTTAACCAAGCTTGCCTCAGTCTATGAGGCATCTGAAAGCGTCAAGGTTGTTCCTAACGTAGCTAATTTCAAATTTTTGAATTGGAAAAAGTTATCTAGCGGTGCGGCGATGCGTCTTTTGTCTGCGGCAATAATTACGGGGCTTCTGAGTATCGCAGGGCAATCTTTGGCACTTCAAAAAATTGGAAGTAATGGGTCGGAAGTTACTAGTAGCCAGAGGTGTTTAAAAAAGTTAGGCTACTTTAACGGCCCAGTGAGTGGTAAGTTTGCTAGTCTGACTCAAAACGCTGTCATTAAATTTCAGCAAGCGAACAGAATACCTGCTGATGGGGTTGTGGGTATTAATACGCAACAAGCCTTACAGCGAGCATGTCAAAGTAGAACTTCTAGTAGCGCATCGCGTAGGCGCAGCACAACCCAGGCATCGCCAAGTGGTCAATATCCTGTTCTCTCCCAAGGCAAAACTGGTGCAGCCGTCACAAGGTTACAACAGCGTCTGCGGCAGTTAGGCTACTTGAATGCCAATGCCACAGGGACTTTTGGCCCAATGACTAGAGATGCTGTGATCAAATTCCAGCGAAATTATCGCATAGCTGCGAACGGAATTGTAAATCGACAAACTTGGAACGCACTACTAGGTTCGTCTCCGACTCAGACTAGATCGAGTCTCTCAACTCAACAAGTGAGAGAACTACAAGGGCGCTTGCAGCAGCTAGGTTATTTTAATACTAGTCCTACTGGGAAGATTGGCCCAATGACTAGAGATGCTGTAATCAAATTCCAGCGAAATTACCGCCTACCTGTTAACGGCATTGCCAATGCTCAAGTTTTAGATGCAGTACGTAGAGTCTCAACTGGTGGATCTATTACTCAACAACCGAGCAGAGATTATCTGACTCTAGGCGATCGCGGAGATAATGTCGCATTAGTTCAAGAGCGTTTATCGCAGTTGGGTTTCTCTAATACCAATCCTGATGGCTTTTTCAGCGATTCCACCAAAGAAACCGTGATTGCATTCCAGCAATATTCTCGACTTAATGTTACTGGAAATGTAGATTGGCAAACTTGGCAAGCATTAGGGTTAGATAGCTCAACTGGGGGCAATTATACTGAGGCTAATGGCTCTGTATTACCTGAAACTCGCTATCTAGTACCTGTTAATACTGGCTATGCTACACCTGAAAATAATCGCTATGTATTACCTCCTGCTACTGCCTATGCTGTACCAGGGACTAATGGCAACACATTAGTTGCTAGTAATCCTTACAGAGTAATAGTGCCAATTTCGAATAACGATACTCTGAGTAAGGTACAACAATATATACCCAATGCGGTTACAGAGCAATCCCATCTAGGGGATTATGTGAATGCTGGAGCATTTAGCGATCGCGCACAAGCCGAAACCCTAACGAAAATGCTTCGCTCCTATGGTCTGGATGCACGGGTAAAATTCAATTAA
- a CDS encoding SH3 domain-containing protein has product MLSGLTKFILGFFLAIAVLIGGGAAIALYFMNRTGIPPAKPVYSNDSPSVKAQAPKGTELGGAKPSLTPGTSTKSSPSSSPTPTASPKPTPSPKALPSGAYRGRVSWAEGLSLRSQPNQEAEKIGGVAFNQKIIILEESEDKGWQKIRLEDSEQEGWVKAGNTEKVDEQKPEKPEDTQKTEQ; this is encoded by the coding sequence ATGTTGTCTGGCTTAACAAAATTTATACTTGGGTTTTTCTTAGCGATCGCTGTACTAATAGGTGGCGGCGCTGCAATTGCACTCTATTTTATGAATCGCACCGGCATACCCCCTGCCAAACCTGTTTATTCCAACGATAGTCCCTCAGTGAAAGCCCAAGCTCCAAAAGGAACTGAGCTTGGAGGAGCTAAACCCAGCTTGACACCTGGGACATCTACTAAATCGTCTCCAAGCTCAAGCCCCACTCCCACAGCATCACCAAAGCCTACCCCATCACCAAAAGCATTGCCATCGGGAGCTTACCGAGGGCGTGTTAGTTGGGCTGAAGGCTTGAGTTTGCGATCGCAACCAAATCAAGAGGCTGAAAAAATTGGTGGGGTTGCTTTTAATCAAAAAATTATTATTTTAGAAGAAAGCGAGGACAAGGGTTGGCAAAAGATCCGTTTGGAAGATAGCGAACAAGAAGGTTGGGTGAAAGCAGGTAATACTGAAAAAGTTGATGAACAAAAGCCTGAAAAACCAGAGGATACACAAAAAACAGAGCAATAA